Part of the Pseudodesulfovibrio mercurii genome is shown below.
GGTGGGCCAGGTTGACCGCCTCGTCGCCGAGCCGCTCCAGGTTCACCGTGATGCGCTGGGCGCCCACGATGGTTCGCAGGTCCACGGCCATGGGCTGGTCCAGGGCGAGCAGCTCCAGGCTGAAGTTGTCGATCTCGTCTTCCATCTCGTTGATGGATTCGTCGCCCACGATGACCGCTTCGGCCAGGTCGGCGTCGTTCTCAAGGTAGGCCCGGACCGCCTTGTGCACGGCCGACTCGGACAGGGCCGCCATGCGCAGGACCATGACCTTGAGGTCCTCGAGCTTTTTGGAAAAATGTGCGCGTTGTTCCATGATGCGTTGCGTCCTTTGCTGTTCAGCTTAACCGAAACGGCCCGTGATGTAATCTTCCGTCTGCTTGTTGGCTGGGTTGGTGAACATGGTCTTGGTGTCGTCCACCTCGATCAGCTTGCCCATGTAGAAGAAGGCGGTGCGGTCGGACACGCGGGCCGCCTGCTGCATGGAATGGGTGACGATGATGATCGTGAACTCCTTCTTGAGCTCGTGGATCAGGTCCTCGATCTTCTGGGTGGCGATGGGGTCCAGCGCCGAGGCGGGTTCGTCCATGAGCAGGACCTCGGGCTCCACGGCCAGGGCGCGGGCGATGCACAGCCGCTGCTGCTGGCCGCCGGACAGGCCCAGCGCCGAGGTGTGCAGCCGGTCCTTGACCTCGTCCCACAGGGCCGCGCCCAGCAGGCTCTCCTCGACCTTCTGCTCCATGAACTGCTTGTCCTTCACCCCGTTGACCCGCAGCCCGTAGGCCACGTTTTCGAAGATCGTCTTGGGAAAGGGGTTGGGCTTCTGGAAGACCATGCCGATGCGCCGACGCAGGGAGACCACATCCAGCCCCGGGGCGTAGATGTCCTGGCCGTCCAGGGTCATCTTCCCGTTCACCCGGGTGCCGGGGATGAGGTCGTTCATGCGGTTGATACAGCGCAGATAGGTGGACTTGCCGCAGCCGGACGGCCCGATGAGTGCGGTGACCCGGTTTGACTCGAAGTCGATGCTGATGTCCTCCAGGGCCTTGAAGTCTCCGTAGTGGAAATCAAGGTTGGTGGAGGACACCTTTATGGTCGTCGTCATTGTTCGTGCTCCGTGGCAATTGAAAAAGTGTGTTCCGCCAGCGGCGCAACGCACCACGAGTAACCCGGTGGAGTTACGAGACAATGACTCGTTTGTGACAATTGCGTCACAGCCTCGAAGCTAGGGCACGGCCACCAGGACATGGAGTTCGTTCCCGGCGGTCTGGAGGTCCGGCTCCAGCCGCTTTTTCGGCGGGGTGCGGAAGTGCACGACCATGCGGAAGCGGTCCGGGTGTTCGCCCAGGACCAGGTGCTTGACCGCGCCCTCGGAGCGCAGGACGTTGCCGCCCCGGTAGCGCCACGCGCCGGGCAGATCCACCACCAGCCGTATGGGGTTGTCCAGGTGCATGATCGAGGCCTCGCCCACGGGCCGGTCCGCGACCACGGTGATGCTGAAGCCGAGGGCGGTCTCGTCCAGGGTCACGGCGCGGATCACGCCCTCGCCCCCGACCGGTGCCAGGGCCGGGATCTCCGCCTGTCCGGCGGCCGCGTCTTTTGCCTGCTGGTCGGGCTGCGGGGCGTCGGGAGCGGGCCCGGCGGCCTCGGGAGCGGGCACGGTTTCCGGCTGGTCCAGGGGGGGCTCGGCGGGCGTGGCCGGGGCCTCGGTGCCGTCGGGCAGGACGACGGGAAGGACCGTGAAGTCCACGCCCATGCGCACCTCGTGACGCGCCTCGTCCTGGGCCGCGGCCGGGCGGGAGGACAGGGCCGCCACGGCGGGCACGACAGCGGCGCAGACGGCCAGGAACAGGAACCAGTGCCGGAATGTCTTGAACATGCGAACCCCTCGCTGAAGGAAAACTCTAGGGGGATATACTGGATTTGTCGGCCAAAGGCAAAGCCCGAAGCGGTCAGAGGCTCTCGTAGTAGGCGCCCAGTTCGCGGGCCACTCGCCGGTCGGACCAGCACGTCTCCATGAACCGGCGACCCGCCTCCCCGGCCTGTTCGCAGGCCTCGCGGTCCTTGGCCAGGCGGAACAGGAGGTCGGCCAGTTCGTCCTGGTTGCGGGCCGTGAGCCAGGGCAGTTCGCCGGTCCCGGCGAACTCGGCGATGCGCGCCCGGTTCCAGTCGTCCAGCCCGGCGATGACGGCCAGCCCCTGGGACAGCCCCTCCAGGCTGGACACCCCGTAGTAGCCCTGCATGTGGTCGAACAGGGCGTGGCAGCGCCGCTTGCGGGCCAGGCACTCCTGGTTGGGCACGTCGTCGATGAGGTCCACGGACAGGTACACGGTGCGCCGGTTGACGTGCTTGACCGCGGCCAGGAACTCCTCGGTGTTCTTGAGGTCCCTGCGGGTGGGCGAGTGGCAGACCTTGAGTTGGCCCGGATCGTCGAAGCGGCCCCACATGGGCTTGAGCAGGGGGTCGTCGATGGGCACCAGGTTGGGCTGCCAGCGGGCCTCGGGCAGGAGCCTGAGCAGGTCCGGGGTGGACACGAGCAGGTTGGTCCGCTTGAGGCGGCGGTATTTCTCGCGGAAGGCTTCGGGGTGGGCGCGGAAGTCGTGGTGGCCGTGGTGGTGGTGGACCACGATCTTGCCCTTGAGATAGTCGGCGGGCCTGAGCGGGCCGAAGGGCTGGTGCTCGTCGCAGGTCATGTGGAAGTGGAGGACGTCCGCCTCGCGCAGGAGGATGGCCAGTTCCTCCACGCCGTCCGGGCCGAGGTCCGGGACGTGCAGGTCCTTTTCCCAGCCGTGGGTGTAGCGGGTCTCCAGGGTGGCCAGACGCGCCGAGTGCCCGGTGTGGCGGTTGAGCGCCTTGCAGAACTGGATGGCGGTCCCGGCGGGATCGTTCACGGCAAGCATGAGGATGCGCATGGTCGGCTTCCTTCCTTGATGGCTGTTGTCCACGTTGTCCAACGACTCCCCTCGCCCCGGCGCGAAGTCCCTCGCCCCCCGCGCGGGAAATCGGCCCTAGATCGGCTCATGCCCGGACCCGGCGCGCGCCGGGGGTTCCGGCTCGGCCGTCCCGTCTTCGTCGTCTCCCGCCCCGCGTCCGTCGGTTTCCGGCCCCTGTCCCGCCGGGTTCGGGCCGGTGCGGGGAGCGCGATTCGGACGAGTCTAGCGTGAACGGGCGCATTTCGTCCAGGTGGACGCCGCCCGGGGCGCCGGAAATCCGGGACCTAGAACCGGGTGTCCCGAGCGTTTCCGTTGCCGACAAGGGCGTGCTGGAACTTGTTCAGCTTCTTGACCCAGACGTCCCCGGTCCGGGTGTTGAACATGAGCTTGCGGCCCTCGGAGCCGCCCACGTCCTGGGCCTGGATGTCCAGCCGGGCGAACTTGAGCAGCTTCTTGGCCATCTCGATGTTGCGCCTGCCTATGTTGTAGGAGCCCGAGGGCACGTTGTTGACGGCCACGCCCTGGCCGCCGCCGAACATCTTGATGCACAGGTCGCGGCGGGGCACGCCGATCTTGTCCATGGTCTCGAGCATGTTCTGGAGCGCCGTGTCCACGAAGCGGCAGATCTGCGGCTCCGCGCCCTGGGCATGTCGGGAGATGGAGCTGTCCGGAAGGAAGGCGTGGCAGATGGTCCCGATGCCCATCTTGGGCGCGTGGATGGTCACGGCCAGGCACGAGCCGAGGACGGTGGTCACCAGGGTGGGCTGCACCCCGATGAAGCAGTCGCCCGTTTGCAGGAATATCTTGGCCAGTCCCGGCCCCGCTGCATTCATGTTCGTCTCCGGTTCGGGGAACGGCGCCCCCGGCAATGCATCATGGTATAAAATGCGACATTTTGTTGCGGGAAGTCAACCGAACAGAGGCTTTCCGGGCCGCCTTGTACACCAAATCAGCCGGGTGTCCAATTTATAAAAGGGTGCATATGGCAAGGGTGCCGGTATTCATGTATGCAGGAGATTGCGGAGGTGTCCATGCAGGGACGGAATCGGAGAGTCTTTTTCCTCTTGCTGATCATGGTGGGCCTGGTGGCCGTGGTGTCCATGTACGCCACCAGGCTGCTGTTCGACACGGCCGTCGCCGAGGAACGGGTCCGGCTGCGGGAACTGGTCGAGAGCCAGGCCGGCCTGGCCGTGGAGATGGGCTGGATGGCCCAGGGGGGCGGTGCCGCGACGGTCTCCAAGGAGGCGCTCCTCGGGCATCTCGGCCGGGCCCAGCGCCGGTTCGAACTGAAGAGCCGGTCCGGCGAGTTTCTGGTGGCCCGGCTGGACGACGGGAAGCCCCGCTACCTGCTGATCAACGGAATGCCCGTGGACGCCGCCGACGCCGGGACGCCCTCGGAGCGGGCCGACGACGAGGCCATGCGGCGGGCCCTGTCCGGGGAGAGCGGGACCCTGACGGGTCCGGACGGCCGGGGGATCGAG
Proteins encoded:
- a CDS encoding glycosyltransferase, coding for MRILMLAVNDPAGTAIQFCKALNRHTGHSARLATLETRYTHGWEKDLHVPDLGPDGVEELAILLREADVLHFHMTCDEHQPFGPLRPADYLKGKIVVHHHHGHHDFRAHPEAFREKYRRLKRTNLLVSTPDLLRLLPEARWQPNLVPIDDPLLKPMWGRFDDPGQLKVCHSPTRRDLKNTEEFLAAVKHVNRRTVYLSVDLIDDVPNQECLARKRRCHALFDHMQGYYGVSSLEGLSQGLAVIAGLDDWNRARIAEFAGTGELPWLTARNQDELADLLFRLAKDREACEQAGEAGRRFMETCWSDRRVARELGAYYESL
- the pstB gene encoding phosphate ABC transporter ATP-binding protein PstB, whose protein sequence is MTTTIKVSSTNLDFHYGDFKALEDISIDFESNRVTALIGPSGCGKSTYLRCINRMNDLIPGTRVNGKMTLDGQDIYAPGLDVVSLRRRIGMVFQKPNPFPKTIFENVAYGLRVNGVKDKQFMEQKVEESLLGAALWDEVKDRLHTSALGLSGGQQQRLCIARALAVEPEVLLMDEPASALDPIATQKIEDLIHELKKEFTIIIVTHSMQQAARVSDRTAFFYMGKLIEVDDTKTMFTNPANKQTEDYITGRFG
- a CDS encoding AMIN domain-containing protein codes for the protein MFKTFRHWFLFLAVCAAVVPAVAALSSRPAAAQDEARHEVRMGVDFTVLPVVLPDGTEAPATPAEPPLDQPETVPAPEAAGPAPDAPQPDQQAKDAAAGQAEIPALAPVGGEGVIRAVTLDETALGFSITVVADRPVGEASIMHLDNPIRLVVDLPGAWRYRGGNVLRSEGAVKHLVLGEHPDRFRMVVHFRTPPKKRLEPDLQTAGNELHVLVAVP
- a CDS encoding chemotaxis protein CheD, producing the protein MNAAGPGLAKIFLQTGDCFIGVQPTLVTTVLGSCLAVTIHAPKMGIGTICHAFLPDSSISRHAQGAEPQICRFVDTALQNMLETMDKIGVPRRDLCIKMFGGGQGVAVNNVPSGSYNIGRRNIEMAKKLLKFARLDIQAQDVGGSEGRKLMFNTRTGDVWVKKLNKFQHALVGNGNARDTRF